From Clarias gariepinus isolate MV-2021 ecotype Netherlands chromosome 2, CGAR_prim_01v2, whole genome shotgun sequence, one genomic window encodes:
- the LOC128512705 gene encoding trace amine-associated receptor 13c-like — MNLTEFNKSDRCVHFSCPQRSVSPAVYILLYVCSAAVVLLTVCGNLLVIISIFHFKQLHTPTNILVLSLAVSDLFIGIFVMPLMLIWTIESCWILGNFFCNIYWLINSLLTISVYTIAQIAVDRYLALSYPFLYMNIVSVRISCGVVVFSWCVVVMYMLALLYFNGNFRSFVMCPGECFSVPNEVWTVIDLIFSFIFPLSVIIILYTRVFVIAKKHATAIRELNNHTQPKTQKITSHSMKSERKAAKVLGILVSVFLVCLLPYFIYSLLGNVIELQFETFQKVLITFYLNSTLNPLIYALFYPWFRRCIKLFVTLRIFQRNSALINVLS, encoded by the coding sequence ATGAACCTGACAGAATTTAACAAGTCTGATCGCTGTGTGCATTTCTCCTGTCCACAGAGATCTGTATCTCCTGCAGTttatatcttactgtatgtgtgttcagctgctgtGGTTCTGCTAACAGTGTGTGGAAATCTGCTTGTCATCATCTCTATTTTTCACtttaagcagcttcacacaccaaCAAACATCCTTGTGCTCTCTCTGGCTGTGTCAGATTTGTTTATTGGCATCTTTGTAATGCCTCTGATGCTAATCTGGACTATTGAGTCATGCTGGATTTTggggaattttttttgcaacatcTACTGGCTGATTAATAGTCTTCTCACAATATCAGTGTATACTATTGCTCAGATTGCTGTGGATCGGTATTTGGCTCTCTCATACCCCTTTCTCTACATGAACATTGTCTCTGTGAGAATAAGTtgtggtgttgttgtttttagttgGTGTGTAGTTGTGATGTATATGTTAGCACTGCTATATTTCAATGGTAACTTCAGAAGTTTTGTAATGTGTCCCGGAGAGTGTTTCTCAGTTCCAAATGAGGTTTGGACTGTAATTGATCTCATATtttcctttatatttccactgtCTGTCATAATCATATTATATACTCGAGTTTTTGTGattgctaagaaacatgccactgctatcagagagcttaataatcacacacagcctaaaacacagaaaatcacctcacactcaatgaaatctgagagaaaagcagctaaagtcctcggcattttagtgtctgtgtttctggtgtgtttacttccatattttatttacagtttattaggcAATGTTATCGAATTACAGTTTGAAACATTTCAGAaagttttaattacattttatcttaACTCTACTCTTAATCCGCTCATTTATGCTCTGTTTTACCCATGGTTTAGGAggtgtattaaattatttgtaacTCTCCGAATATTCCAAAGAAACTCTGCATTAAttaatgttctttcataa
- the LOC128514329 gene encoding trace amine-associated receptor 13c-like, which yields MNLTEFNQFDHCEHFSCSERSVSPAVYILLYVCSAAVILLTVCGNMLVIISVFHFKQLHTPTNTLVLSLAVSDFLVGIFVMPVLLIWIIESCWIFGKVFCSIYWLVSSLISVSTYTVSQIAVDRYLALSNPFLYMKIFSVRITRVIIVFNWCVVVTYNMALLYFNGNFTSFAMCPGECILPLNEVWTVIDLICSFIFPCSVIILLYTGVFVIAKKHATAIRELNNHTRPKTQKITSHSMKSERKAAKVLGILVSVFLLCLLPYFVYSLLGGVIELQAETLHKYIIIMYLNSTINPFIYALFYPWFRRSIKLIVTLQIFQRDSTFINVLS from the coding sequence ATGAACCTGACAGAGTTTAACCAGTTTGATCATTGTGAGCATTTCTCTTGTTCAGAGAGATCTGTATCTCCTGCAGTttatatcttactgtatgtgtgttcagctgctgtGATTCTTCTAACAGTGTGTGGAAATATGCTGGtcatcatctctgtttttcACTTCAAGCAGCTTCATACACCAACAAACACACTAGTGCTCTCTTTGGCTGTGTCGGATTTCCTTGTTGGCATTTTTGTAATGCCAGTATTGTTAATTTGGATTATTGAGTCATGCTGGATTTTTGGAAAAGTTTTTTGCAGCATTTATTGGCTTGTTAGTAGTCTTATTTCAGTATCAACCTACACTGTTTCTCAGATTGCTGTGGATCGGTATTTGGCTCTCTCAAACCCCTTTCTCTACATGAAAATTTTCTCTGTAAGGATAACTCGtgttataattgtttttaactGGTGTGTAGTGGTAACCTATAATATGGCACTGCTATATTTCAATGGAAACTTTACAAGTTTTGCAATGTGTCCTGGAGAGTGTATTCTCCCTCTAAATGAGGTTTGGACTGTAATAGATCTAATATGTTCATTTATATTTCCATGTTCTGTCATAATTTTATTGTATACTGGAGTGTTTGTGattgctaagaaacatgccactgctatcAGAGAGCTTAACAATCACACACGacctaaaacacagaaaatcacctcacactcaatgaaatctgagagaaaagcagctaaagtcctcggcattttagtgtctgtttttcttttgtgtttacttCCGTATTTTGTATATAGTTTGTTAGGTGGTGTTATTGAACTACAGGCAGAAACACTTCATAAATATATAATCATAATGTATCTTAATTCCAccattaatccatttatttatgctctgtTTTACCCGTGGTTTCGGAGGAGCATTAAATTAATTGTAACTCTGCAAATTTTTCAAAGAGACTCCACATTCATAAATGTTCTTTCATGA
- the LOC128541523 gene encoding trace amine-associated receptor 13c-like produces MYLTEFNQSDRCEHFSCPERSVSPAVYILLYVCSAAVVLLTVCGNLLVIISVFHFKQLHTPTNMLVLSLAVSDFLAGMFVMPPMLISTIESCWIFGRVFCTIYWLISCFLTISIYTVAQIAVDRYLALSNPFLYINIVSVRSTCFVIVLNWCVVLVYSVALLYFNGIVKSYVICPGECFLPLNEVWSLIDLVYLFIFPLSVIIILYTQVFVIAKKHATAIRELNNHTRPKTQKITSHSMKSEKKAAKVLGILVFVFIMCLLPYYIYSFLGNVIEIQIETFQTVSIFFCLNSTINPVIYALFYPWFRRCVKLIVSLQIFQADSALINVFF; encoded by the coding sequence atgtaccTGACAGAGTTTAATCAGTCTGATCGCTGTGAGCATTTCTCCTGTCCAGAGAGATCTGTATCTCCTGCAGTttatatcttactgtatgtgtgttcagctgctgtggttctgctaacagtgtgtggaaatctgctcgtcatcatctctgtttttcACTTCAAGCAGCTTCACACTCCAACTAACATGCTTGTGCTCTCTCTGGCTGTGTCGGATTTCCTTGCTGGAATGTTTGTAATGCCACCAATGTTAATCTCGACTATTGAGTCATGCTGGATTTTTGGGAGAGTTTTCTGCACCATTTACTGGTTGATTAGTTGTTTCCTTACAATATCAATCTATACTGTTGCTCAGATTGCTGTAGATCGTTATTTAGCTCTCTCAAATCCCTTTCTATACATAAACATTGTCTCTGTGAGAAGCACctgttttgtaattgttttaaattggtGTGTAGTCCTGGTCTATAGTGTAGCACTTCTATATTTCAATGGAATTGTCAAAAGTTATGTAATATGTCCTGGAGAGTGTTTTCTCCCTCTAAATGAGGTTTGGTCTTTAATTgatcttgtttatttatttatttttccactttctgtcataatcatattgtatactcaagtttttgtgattgctaaaaaacatgccactgcaatcagagagcttaataatcacacacggcctaaaacacagaaaatcaccTCACACTCTATGAAATCCGAGAAGAAAGCGGCTAAAGTCCTCGGCATtttagtgtttgtgtttataatgtgtttacttccatattacatttacagttttttaggCAATGTTATTGAAATACAGATAGAAACCTTTCAAACAGTCTCaatctttttttgtcttaattcCACCATTAATCCAGTTATTTATGCCTTGTTTTACCCGTGGTTTAGAAGGTGTGTTAAATTAATTGTAAGTCTGCAAATATTTCAAGCAGACTCtgcattaattaatgtttttttttga
- the LOC128541533 gene encoding trace amine-associated receptor 13c-like, with product MNLTSPDRCEHFSCPERSLSFAVYILLYVCSAAVVLLTLCGNLLVIISVFHFKQLHTPTNMLVLSLAMSDFLAGIFVMPPMLIWAIESCWIFGKVLCSIYWLSASLLTITNYTIAQIAVDRYCSLSNPFLYMNIVSVKITRFVIVCNWCVVMIYIVAVLYFNGNFTSSVMCPGECFLFLNEVWTIIDLVFSFAFPLTVIIILYTQVFVIAKKHATAIKKHNNHTWSKTQKMNTYSIKSERKAAKVLGILVFVFIMCLLPYYIYSFLGNVIELQTETFQKVSIFFCINSTINPIIYALFYPWFRRCIKLIATLKIFKIDSALMKVLS from the coding sequence ATGAATCTGACATCACCTGATCGATGTGAGCATTTCTCCTGTCCGGAGAGATCTCTATCTTTTGCAGTttatatcttactgtatgtgtgttcagctgctgtGGTTCTGTTAACATTGTGTGGAAATCTGCTTGTCATTATCTCTGTTTTTCACtttaagcagcttcacacaccaaCTAACATGCTTGTGCTCTCCTTAGCTATGTCGGATTTTCTTGCTGGCATTTTTGTAATGCCTCCTATGTTAATCTGGGCTATTGAGTCATGTTGGATTTTTGGGAAAGTTTTATGTAGCATTTACTGGTTGTCTGCTAGTTTGCTTACAATAACAAACTATACTATTGCTCAGATTGCTGTAGATCGGTATTGCTCTCTCTCAAACCCATTTCTCTACATGAACATTGTCTCTGTGAAAATCACTCGTTTTGTTATAGTTTGTAACTGGTGTGTAGTGATGATCTATATCGTAGCAGTCCTATATTTTAATGGAAACTTCACAAGTTCTGTAATGTGTCCTGGagagtgttttctttttctaaatgaGGTTTGGACTATAATTGATCTTGTATTCTCATTTGCATTTCCACTAACTGTTATAATCATATTGTATACTCAGGTTTTTGTAattgctaagaaacatgccactgctatcAAAAAGCATAATAATCACACATGgtctaaaacacaaaaaatgaatacatactCGATAAAATCTGAAagaaaagcagctaaagtccttggtattttagtgtttgtgtttataatgtgtttacttccatattacatttacagttttttaggAAATGTTATCGAACTACAGacagaaacttttcagaaagtatcaattttcttttgtattaatTCCACCATTAATCCAATTATTTATGCTCTTTTTTACCCATGGTTTCGGAGGTGCATTAAATTAATTGCAActttgaaaatatttaaaatagattCTGCATTAATGAAGGTTCTTTCTTAA